A region from the Variovorax sp. V93 genome encodes:
- a CDS encoding TRAP transporter large permease, which translates to MIPTLLFVAFVAMMLVGVPIGAALGLAGAACIALANSDAQWFGLLAVPQNFYAGLGKYPLLAIPMFVLVGSIFDRSGVALRLVNFAVAIVGRGPGMLPLVAIAVAMFLGGISGSGPANAAAVGAVMIAAMSRAGYPAAFSASVVGAAAATDILIPPSVAFIVYSVLVPGASVPALFAAGMVPGVMAGLALMIPAVLLARQHKMGALEATLPRPPFWKSFRDASWGLAAPVLILGGMRAGWFTPTEAAVVAVFYGLFVGMCVHRTIKVRDLFVILRESGELSAVILLVVSLAGIFAYSLSTLGIIDPVTRAIVNSGLGEYGILALLILLLITVGMFLDGVSIFLIFVPLLLPIVQYYKWDPVWFGVILTLKVALGQFTPPLAVNLMVSCRIAKVRMEETVQWVGWMLFSMFVVMVLVIAFPELALWLPRKLGY; encoded by the coding sequence GTGATCCCCACCCTGCTCTTCGTCGCCTTCGTCGCGATGATGCTGGTGGGCGTGCCCATCGGCGCCGCGCTGGGCCTGGCGGGCGCCGCCTGCATCGCGCTCGCCAACAGCGACGCCCAGTGGTTCGGCCTCTTGGCCGTGCCGCAGAACTTCTATGCCGGCCTCGGCAAGTACCCGCTGCTGGCCATTCCGATGTTCGTGCTGGTGGGCTCCATCTTCGACCGCTCGGGCGTGGCGCTGCGGCTCGTGAACTTTGCGGTCGCCATCGTCGGGCGCGGGCCCGGCATGCTGCCGCTGGTGGCCATTGCGGTGGCGATGTTCCTCGGCGGCATCTCGGGCTCGGGCCCGGCCAATGCCGCCGCCGTGGGCGCGGTGATGATCGCGGCCATGTCGCGCGCGGGCTACCCGGCCGCCTTCTCGGCCAGCGTGGTGGGCGCCGCGGCGGCCACCGACATCCTGATTCCGCCTTCGGTCGCGTTCATCGTGTACTCGGTGCTTGTGCCCGGCGCCTCGGTGCCGGCGCTCTTTGCGGCCGGCATGGTTCCGGGCGTGATGGCCGGCCTGGCGCTGATGATCCCGGCCGTGCTGCTGGCCCGCCAGCACAAGATGGGCGCGCTCGAAGCGACGCTGCCGCGCCCGCCGTTCTGGAAGAGTTTTCGCGATGCAAGCTGGGGCCTGGCGGCGCCGGTGCTGATCCTGGGCGGCATGCGCGCGGGCTGGTTCACGCCCACCGAAGCCGCGGTGGTGGCGGTGTTCTACGGCCTGTTCGTGGGCATGTGCGTGCACCGGACCATCAAGGTGCGCGACCTGTTCGTCATCCTGCGCGAATCGGGCGAGCTCTCGGCGGTGATTTTGCTGGTGGTGTCGCTCGCGGGCATCTTCGCGTACTCGCTCTCGACGCTCGGCATCATCGACCCGGTGACGCGCGCCATCGTGAATTCGGGCCTGGGCGAATACGGCATCCTGGCGCTGTTGATCCTGCTGCTCATCACGGTCGGCATGTTCCTGGACGGCGTATCGATCTTCCTGATCTTCGTGCCGCTGCTGCTGCCGATCGTGCAGTACTACAAATGGGACCCGGTGTGGTTCGGCGTGATCCTCACGCTCAAGGTGGCGCTCGGCCAGTTCACGCCGCCGCTCGCGGTCAACCTGATGGTGTCGTGCCGCATCGCCAAGGTGCGCATGGAAGAGACCGTGCAGTGGGTCGGCTGGATGCTGTTCTCGATGTTCGTGGTGATGGTGCTGGTGATTGCGTTCCCGGAACTTGCCTTGTGGCTTCCGAGGAAGCT
- a CDS encoding TRAP transporter small permease, with translation MTTPNESGPLLDAASPLPPDIEAADEPTRVPLAIEDWLTVIIMGALALITFANVLVRYFTDSSFAWTEEFSVFLMIMLALVAGSAAVARDRHIRIEYFSESGSMARRKRLAQFGALMIAILFTLIGALSIRMVWDDYRFDETTPGIGLPAWWYSIWLPVVSFAIALRAVGLMVRRGRKEYRSDTKNPGGKGDAS, from the coding sequence ATGACCACTCCCAACGAGTCCGGCCCCCTGCTGGACGCCGCCAGCCCCCTTCCCCCAGACATCGAAGCCGCCGACGAGCCCACCCGGGTGCCGCTCGCCATCGAGGACTGGCTCACCGTCATCATCATGGGCGCGCTGGCGCTCATCACCTTTGCCAACGTGCTGGTGCGCTACTTCACCGACTCTTCGTTCGCATGGACCGAAGAGTTCTCGGTCTTCCTGATGATCATGCTGGCGCTGGTGGCCGGCTCGGCCGCGGTGGCGCGCGACCGTCACATCCGCATCGAATACTTTTCCGAAAGCGGCTCGATGGCGCGGCGCAAGCGGCTCGCGCAGTTCGGCGCGCTCATGATCGCCATCCTGTTCACGCTGATCGGCGCGCTCAGCATCCGCATGGTGTGGGACGACTACCGCTTCGACGAGACCACGCCGGGCATCGGCCTGCCGGCCTGGTGGTATTCGATCTGGCTGCCGGTCGTGTCGTTCGCCATCGCGCTGCGCGCGGTGGGCCTCATGGTCCGCCGCGGCCGCAAGGAATACCGCAGCGACACGAAGAACCCGGGCGGCAAGGGCGACGCATCGTGA
- a CDS encoding tripartite tricarboxylate transporter substrate binding protein, which yields MSATFTTTMRGITRRALHCGIASLAIAATSTAAWAQAYPSKPIRMVVPFAAGGATDVLARVIGEKMAAGLGQPVIIDNKPGAAGIIGTDAVAKAPADGYTLVLALSNSLLTNQFLYQKLPYDTQRDLTLVYQIATAPLVLVVHPSVPVKSGPELLKYVAANKGKVAYGSYGVGAYPHLAGAHMSLTQKAEMNHVAYKGEAPMLQDLIGGQIQMAFASALVAKPHIEAGKLKAIGVSGERRMATLPSVPTLAEQGLDDEAYRVAGWLAIAMPAGTPKPIVQRIAEEVGKATRQPDVQARVAAMGFDLKESSPEAFAAVYKKESPVWERLIKESGAKLE from the coding sequence ATGAGCGCAACTTTCACCACCACCATGCGCGGGATCACCCGCCGCGCCCTGCACTGCGGCATCGCCTCGCTCGCGATCGCGGCCACTTCCACGGCCGCCTGGGCGCAGGCCTATCCGAGCAAGCCGATCCGCATGGTGGTGCCCTTTGCCGCGGGCGGCGCCACCGACGTGCTGGCTCGCGTGATCGGCGAGAAGATGGCGGCGGGCCTGGGCCAGCCCGTGATCATCGACAACAAGCCCGGCGCCGCCGGCATCATCGGCACCGACGCGGTGGCCAAGGCGCCGGCCGACGGCTACACCCTGGTGCTGGCGCTGAGCAACTCGCTGCTCACCAACCAGTTCCTCTACCAGAAGCTGCCCTACGACACGCAGCGCGACCTCACGCTGGTCTACCAGATCGCCACCGCGCCGCTGGTGCTGGTGGTGCACCCCAGCGTGCCCGTGAAGAGCGGGCCCGAGCTCCTGAAATACGTGGCCGCCAACAAGGGCAAGGTGGCCTACGGTTCGTACGGCGTGGGCGCCTACCCGCACCTGGCCGGCGCGCACATGAGCCTCACGCAGAAGGCCGAGATGAACCACGTCGCCTACAAGGGCGAGGCGCCGATGCTGCAGGACCTGATCGGCGGCCAGATCCAGATGGCCTTTGCCAGCGCGCTGGTGGCCAAGCCGCACATCGAGGCCGGCAAGCTCAAGGCCATCGGCGTGAGCGGCGAGCGCCGCATGGCCACGCTCCCCAGCGTGCCCACGCTGGCCGAGCAGGGCCTGGACGACGAGGCCTACCGCGTGGCCGGCTGGCTCGCGATTGCCATGCCGGCCGGCACGCCCAAGCCGATCGTGCAGCGCATTGCCGAAGAGGTGGGCAAGGCCACGCGCCAGCCCGACGTGCAGGCGCGCGTGGCGGCGATGGGCTTCGACCTGAAGGAGAGTTCGCCCGAGGCTTTTGCCGCCGTGTACAAGAAGGAAAGCCCGGTCTGGGAGCGCCTGATCAAGGAGTCGGGCGCCAAGCTCGAGTAG
- a CDS encoding acyl-CoA synthetase, with the protein MADSNKTNAAGAPFRPTLPVRSLADIRKLEETPLEEALTVRSTYEIFRNAGAAFGGKTALTFLRTGNPADAPIRWSYAELLARIHQTANMLHALGVGPQDAVAVLLPGCLEYHLALWGGEAAGIVQPLNPLLTDEKLVALMTAGRAKVLVAYGSDGESGMWSKAMRLRGQVPTLATVLRVAPHDEAPGGAGPLPEGVADFDLLRSAQPSDRLVSGRDIAPADIAAYFHTGGTTGAPKLARHSHGAQVFTAWASVQVAGMNEQGISINGYPLFHVAGVLPASLASLSAGMEVIIPTTSLLRNKEVLANYWKLVEKFRPTSLSAVPTVLAALANVPLDGADISSIGYCRTGAAVLSPELAARFERLFGLHVHESLGMTEMAGISTITPPGVVGPAGCVGFALPYMRMRIVALDENGNASDRELPPGEQGMVLFKSPNLFSGFVDPADNAKAFTADGWLATGDLGWIDGEGRLNLSGRSKDLIIRSGHNIDPKVIEDALGAHPAVQLCAAVGAPDAYAGELPVVFATLVPGASATEDELLAFTAARVDEAPARPRSVTVIEQMPMTNVGKIYKPELRAMAASRVVAATVAQVCGELGVAPAARPRVRSEGDSLVQVRIDAAAAGALAAPLQARIRTALEALPFKTQVLAE; encoded by the coding sequence ATGGCAGACAGCAACAAGACGAACGCGGCCGGCGCACCCTTTCGCCCGACGCTCCCGGTCCGCAGCCTTGCCGACATCCGCAAGCTAGAGGAGACCCCGCTCGAAGAGGCGCTGACGGTCCGCAGCACCTACGAGATCTTCCGCAACGCGGGCGCGGCCTTCGGCGGCAAGACCGCGCTGACCTTCCTGCGCACCGGCAACCCGGCCGACGCGCCGATCCGCTGGTCGTACGCCGAACTGCTGGCGCGCATCCACCAGACCGCGAACATGCTGCACGCACTGGGCGTGGGCCCGCAGGATGCGGTGGCGGTGCTGCTGCCGGGCTGCCTCGAATACCACCTTGCGCTCTGGGGCGGCGAGGCGGCCGGCATCGTGCAGCCGCTCAATCCGCTGCTCACCGATGAGAAGCTGGTGGCGCTGATGACCGCCGGCCGCGCCAAGGTGCTGGTCGCCTACGGTTCGGACGGCGAATCGGGCATGTGGTCGAAGGCGATGCGCCTGCGCGGCCAGGTGCCGACGCTCGCGACCGTGCTGCGCGTGGCGCCGCATGACGAAGCGCCGGGCGGAGCAGGTCCCTTGCCTGAAGGCGTGGCCGACTTCGACCTGCTGCGTTCGGCACAGCCTTCCGACCGCCTCGTGAGCGGCCGTGACATCGCGCCGGCCGACATCGCCGCCTACTTCCACACCGGCGGCACCACCGGCGCCCCCAAGCTTGCGCGCCACAGCCACGGCGCGCAGGTGTTCACGGCCTGGGCCAGCGTGCAGGTCGCGGGCATGAACGAACAGGGCATCTCGATCAACGGCTATCCGCTGTTCCACGTGGCGGGCGTGCTGCCGGCCTCGCTGGCCTCGCTCTCGGCGGGCATGGAAGTGATCATTCCGACCACCTCGCTGCTGCGCAACAAGGAGGTGCTCGCCAACTACTGGAAGCTGGTCGAAAAATTCCGGCCGACCTCGCTCTCGGCCGTGCCCACGGTGCTGGCGGCGCTGGCGAACGTGCCGCTGGACGGCGCCGACATCTCCTCGATCGGCTATTGCCGCACGGGCGCCGCCGTGCTCTCGCCCGAGTTGGCTGCGCGCTTCGAGCGCCTGTTCGGCCTGCATGTGCACGAGAGCCTGGGCATGACCGAGATGGCCGGCATCTCGACCATCACGCCGCCGGGCGTGGTCGGGCCCGCGGGCTGCGTCGGCTTTGCGCTGCCCTACATGCGGATGCGCATCGTGGCGCTCGACGAGAACGGCAACGCCAGCGACCGCGAGCTGCCGCCCGGCGAGCAGGGCATGGTGCTGTTCAAGTCGCCCAACCTGTTCTCCGGCTTCGTCGATCCGGCCGACAACGCCAAGGCCTTCACGGCCGACGGCTGGCTCGCCACCGGCGACCTGGGCTGGATCGACGGCGAGGGCAGGCTCAACCTCAGCGGCCGCTCGAAGGACCTGATCATCCGCAGCGGCCACAACATCGACCCGAAGGTGATCGAGGACGCGCTGGGCGCGCATCCCGCGGTGCAGCTGTGCGCCGCGGTGGGTGCGCCCGATGCCTATGCGGGCGAGCTGCCGGTGGTCTTCGCCACGCTGGTGCCCGGCGCCTCGGCCACCGAGGACGAACTGCTGGCCTTCACCGCCGCCCGCGTCGACGAGGCGCCGGCCAGGCCCCGCTCGGTGACCGTCATCGAGCAGATGCCGATGACCAACGTCGGCAAGATCTACAAGCCCGAGCTGCGCGCCATGGCCGCCAGCCGCGTGGTGGCAGCCACGGTGGCGCAGGTCTGCGGCGAGCTCGGCGTGGCGCCGGCCGCCCGGCCGCGCGTGCGCAGCGAGGGCGACAGCCTGGTGCAGGTGCGCATCGATGCCGCGGCCGCGGGCGCGCTCGCGGCGCCGCTGCAGGCGCGAATCCGCACGGCGCTCGAGGCGCTTCCCTTCAAGACCCAGGTATTGGCCGAATAG
- a CDS encoding Bug family tripartite tricarboxylate transporter substrate binding protein → MASLSSPRSPVRRALLALALPLVAGAAFAQAWPAKPITLIVPFPPGGPTDVATRIVAQKMSQGLKQNILIDNRSGASGTIGAAAAAKAVPDGYSFVMLATPTLLAAHLYGQTPYDIFKSFTPVGTVYDLPIVMVVNPKVLPGVNGLQDLIAKAKAEGGKLNYTTAGAGSFGHLTTEQLKNIGKFEMQHVPYRGSAPAVTDLIGGQVPAMFSDLVAVMPHIRSGTLRAIAVGSGKRVSLLPDVKTVAEQGFPGFDATSWGGLLAPAGTPKDVVDRMSAELKAALADKEVQDKLEGVGSFAAYGTPEQTGTRMRQDFERWGKVIRDNKITNQ, encoded by the coding sequence ATGGCATCCCTTTCCTCCCCCCGCAGTCCCGTTCGCCGCGCCCTTCTCGCACTCGCCCTTCCGCTCGTCGCCGGCGCCGCCTTCGCGCAGGCCTGGCCGGCCAAGCCGATCACGCTGATCGTGCCCTTTCCGCCCGGCGGACCGACCGACGTCGCCACGCGCATCGTGGCGCAGAAGATGTCGCAGGGCCTGAAGCAGAACATCCTGATCGACAACCGCAGCGGCGCCTCGGGCACCATCGGCGCGGCGGCGGCCGCCAAGGCCGTGCCCGACGGCTACAGCTTCGTGATGCTGGCCACGCCCACGCTGCTGGCCGCGCACCTGTACGGCCAGACGCCCTACGACATCTTCAAGAGCTTCACGCCCGTGGGCACGGTGTACGACCTGCCGATCGTGATGGTGGTCAACCCCAAGGTACTGCCCGGCGTGAACGGCCTGCAGGACCTGATCGCCAAGGCCAAGGCCGAGGGCGGCAAGCTCAACTACACGACGGCCGGCGCGGGCAGCTTCGGCCACCTGACGACCGAGCAGCTCAAGAACATCGGCAAGTTCGAGATGCAGCACGTGCCCTACCGCGGCAGCGCACCGGCGGTGACCGACCTGATCGGCGGGCAGGTGCCCGCGATGTTCTCGGACCTGGTGGCGGTGATGCCGCACATCCGCTCGGGCACGCTGCGCGCCATCGCGGTCGGCTCGGGCAAACGCGTGAGCCTGCTGCCCGATGTGAAGACGGTCGCCGAGCAGGGCTTCCCGGGCTTCGATGCGACCTCGTGGGGCGGCCTGCTGGCACCGGCGGGCACGCCCAAGGACGTGGTCGATCGCATGAGCGCCGAGCTCAAGGCCGCGCTGGCCGACAAGGAAGTGCAGGACAAGCTCGAGGGCGTCGGTTCCTTCGCGGCCTACGGCACGCCGGAGCAGACGGGCACGCGCATGCGCCAGGATTTCGAGCGCTGGGGCAAGGTCATCCGCGACAACAAGATCACGAACCAGTAG
- a CDS encoding CaiB/BaiF CoA transferase family protein yields the protein MSSLNSSLPLAGVRVLDLSRILAGPWCGMVLADMGAEVIKVEHPGRGDDTRDWGLRVGKTETAYFNSVNRNKRSVTLDLQTPEGQQIARDLAKQCDVVIQNFKFGGIDKLGLGYEQLSKEHPGLIYCSISGYDRTGPEAARPGYDLVVQGEAGLMALNGEASQPPLKFGVAMVDLFTGMYSAQAVLAALYQREKTGKGRHVEMALFDCGLMITAYYGLEALLMGEDPPRYGNSHPSIVPYGVFDAADGPLVITVGNNAQFARFCTEVIERPDLAADERFKTNILRSANRAALLPELHAELARRPRADLLAKLSASGIPCGEVLGLLEALNSRRATDAGLVTEQPHPVAGKVNVLAPPYRFDGERLPVRSAPPQLGEGTHEVLQSLLGLSDEKLAALKTSGVV from the coding sequence ATGTCCTCGCTGAATTCCTCGTTGCCGCTCGCCGGCGTGCGCGTCCTCGATCTGTCCCGCATCCTCGCGGGCCCCTGGTGCGGCATGGTGCTGGCCGACATGGGCGCCGAGGTCATCAAGGTCGAACACCCGGGCCGCGGCGACGACACGCGCGACTGGGGCCTGCGCGTGGGCAAAACCGAAACGGCCTACTTCAACAGCGTGAACCGCAACAAGCGCTCGGTCACGCTCGACCTGCAGACGCCCGAAGGCCAGCAGATCGCGCGCGACCTCGCCAAGCAGTGCGACGTGGTCATCCAGAACTTCAAGTTCGGCGGCATCGACAAGCTGGGCCTGGGCTACGAACAGCTCAGCAAGGAGCATCCGGGCCTCATCTACTGCTCGATCTCGGGCTATGACCGCACCGGCCCCGAGGCCGCGCGCCCGGGCTACGACCTCGTGGTGCAGGGCGAGGCCGGCCTGATGGCGCTCAACGGCGAGGCCAGCCAGCCGCCGCTGAAGTTCGGCGTGGCCATGGTCGACCTGTTCACCGGCATGTACTCGGCGCAGGCCGTGCTCGCGGCGCTCTACCAGCGCGAGAAGACCGGCAAGGGCCGCCATGTGGAGATGGCCCTGTTCGACTGCGGCCTGATGATCACCGCCTACTACGGCCTCGAAGCGCTGCTGATGGGCGAAGACCCGCCGCGCTACGGCAACTCGCATCCGTCGATCGTTCCCTACGGCGTGTTCGATGCGGCCGACGGCCCGCTGGTCATCACCGTGGGCAACAACGCCCAGTTCGCGCGCTTCTGCACCGAGGTGATCGAGCGGCCCGACCTCGCGGCCGACGAGCGCTTCAAGACCAACATCCTGCGCTCGGCGAACCGCGCGGCGCTGCTGCCCGAGCTGCACGCCGAGCTCGCCAGGCGCCCGCGCGCCGACCTGCTGGCCAAGCTCAGCGCCTCGGGCATTCCCTGCGGCGAAGTGCTGGGCCTGCTCGAAGCGCTCAACTCCAGGCGCGCGACCGACGCCGGCCTCGTCACCGAGCAGCCGCATCCGGTGGCCGGCAAGGTCAACGTGCTGGCGCCGCCCTACCGCTTCGACGGCGAGCGCCTGCCCGTGCGCAGCGCGCCGCCGCAGCTGGGCGAAGGCACGCACGAGGTGCTGCAGTCCCTGCTCGGCCTGTCGGACGAGAAGCTGGCGGCATTGAAGACAAGTGGCGTCGTCTGA
- a CDS encoding oxepin-CoA hydrolase, alternative type → MSGKTVLISQEGAVRILTNSNPAARNAITPTLYAELSAALADAQDDPEVGAIVFTGAGDFFCSGGDLNLLAKRRELPMAERREILEGLNNLIRALRDCSKPVIAAVEGGAAGAGLSMALACDMLVSARDAFYTVAYVKVGLTPDGGATAFLAEFVSRQVLTEMCLTGDRMPAERLHALGAVNRLTDRGAALAEAIALAAKVADGPQRASARIKTLCRQAHRATLEEQLEAEAVYMVESQADAEAAEGIGAFLGKRKADFVALRRQKPDAS, encoded by the coding sequence ATGAGCGGCAAGACCGTGTTGATCTCGCAGGAAGGCGCCGTCCGCATCCTGACCAACAGCAACCCCGCCGCGCGCAACGCGATCACGCCGACGCTGTATGCCGAACTCTCGGCCGCGCTCGCCGATGCGCAGGACGACCCCGAGGTCGGCGCCATCGTCTTCACCGGCGCAGGCGATTTCTTCTGCTCCGGCGGCGACCTGAACCTGCTGGCCAAGCGGCGCGAGCTGCCGATGGCCGAGCGCCGCGAGATTCTCGAAGGCCTCAACAACCTGATCCGCGCACTGCGCGACTGCAGCAAGCCAGTGATCGCGGCCGTGGAAGGCGGCGCGGCTGGCGCCGGCCTGTCGATGGCGCTGGCCTGCGACATGCTGGTGTCGGCGCGCGATGCGTTCTACACGGTGGCCTACGTCAAGGTCGGCCTCACGCCGGACGGCGGCGCCACCGCCTTCCTCGCGGAGTTCGTCTCGCGCCAGGTGCTCACCGAGATGTGCCTGACCGGCGACCGCATGCCGGCCGAGCGCCTGCATGCACTGGGCGCAGTCAACCGCCTGACCGACAGGGGCGCGGCGCTGGCCGAGGCCATCGCGCTCGCGGCCAAGGTGGCCGACGGCCCGCAGCGCGCGAGCGCGCGCATCAAGACGCTGTGCCGCCAGGCGCACCGTGCCACGCTCGAGGAACAGCTCGAAGCCGAGGCCGTGTACATGGTCGAGTCGCAGGCCGATGCCGAAGCCGCCGAAGGCATCGGCGCCTTCCTCGGCAAGCGCAAGGCCGACTTCGTCGCGCTGCGCCGCCAGAAGCCGGACGCGTCCTGA
- a CDS encoding acyl-CoA dehydrogenase family protein yields MNFEHTEDRRMLADSLNRFIAEQYAFDARDRIAKSAHGFSKEIFQNFAELGVIGALFSEADGGFGGGGFDIAVVFEALGRGLVVEPLLGAVMVGEALSAAGSDAQKQTLGDIINGATVVAFAHDEADTHYERTRVATRAERSGEGWVLHGAKAVVPQGEQADLFLVSARSSGKVDDEAGISLFLVPAKTAGLSVRGCPAIDGGRVAELTLDGVKLGADGLLGTEGQSHATLERAIGRGVLALCAEALGAMEAAKAATLDYLRTRKQFGMLIGSFQALQHRMADLLLEIEQARSAVINAAAAIDGTDRVARERALSAAKFSIGRIGALVAEESIQMHGGIGMTWELPLPHYAKRLVMIDHQLGDEDHHLQRYIALGKELAA; encoded by the coding sequence GTGAACTTCGAACACACCGAAGACCGGCGCATGCTCGCCGACAGTCTGAACCGCTTCATCGCCGAGCAGTACGCCTTCGATGCGCGCGACCGCATCGCGAAATCGGCGCATGGTTTCAGCAAGGAAATCTTCCAGAATTTCGCCGAACTGGGCGTGATCGGCGCACTGTTCAGCGAGGCCGACGGCGGCTTCGGCGGCGGGGGCTTCGACATTGCCGTGGTCTTCGAGGCACTGGGCCGCGGGCTCGTGGTCGAGCCGCTGCTGGGTGCCGTGATGGTCGGCGAGGCGCTCAGCGCGGCCGGCAGCGATGCGCAGAAGCAAACGCTCGGCGACATCATCAACGGCGCAACCGTCGTGGCCTTCGCACATGACGAGGCCGACACGCACTACGAACGCACGCGCGTGGCGACCCGCGCCGAACGCAGCGGCGAGGGCTGGGTGCTCCACGGCGCCAAGGCCGTGGTGCCGCAAGGCGAGCAGGCCGACCTGTTCCTGGTTTCGGCCCGCAGCTCGGGCAAGGTCGACGACGAAGCCGGCATCTCGCTGTTCCTCGTGCCCGCGAAGACCGCAGGCCTTTCGGTGCGCGGCTGCCCCGCGATCGACGGCGGCCGCGTCGCCGAACTCACCCTCGACGGCGTCAAGCTGGGCGCCGATGGACTGCTCGGCACCGAAGGCCAGAGCCATGCCACGCTCGAACGCGCCATCGGCCGCGGCGTGCTCGCGCTCTGCGCCGAAGCGCTGGGCGCGATGGAAGCCGCCAAGGCCGCCACGCTCGACTACCTGCGCACGCGCAAGCAGTTCGGCATGCTGATCGGCAGCTTCCAGGCGCTGCAGCACCGCATGGCCGACCTGCTGCTCGAGATCGAACAGGCCCGCTCGGCCGTGATCAACGCCGCAGCCGCCATCGACGGCACCGACCGCGTGGCGCGCGAGCGTGCGCTGTCGGCCGCCAAGTTCAGCATCGGCCGCATCGGCGCGCTGGTGGCGGAAGAAAGCATCCAGATGCATGGCGGCATCGGCATGACGTGGGAGCTGCCGCTGCCCCACTACGCCAAGCGCCTCGTGATGATCGACCACCAACTGGGCGACGAAGATCACCACTTGCAGCGCTATATCGCGCTCGGCAAGGAGCTGGCGGCATGA
- a CDS encoding acyl-CoA dehydrogenase family protein: MDLNFTTEEEAFRSEVRTFLAAKLPVRLSEKVRSGKILAKADMEEWHAILNARGWLANHWPEQYGGPGWTAVEKFIFEHECALAFAPRIVPFGVNMLGPVLIKYGNEAQKKYWLPRILNGDDWWCQGYSEPGAGSDLAAVKTSAVRGIDAQGDHYIVNGQKTWTTLGQHANMIFCLVRTNREAKKQEGISFLLIDMTSPGVEVRPIITLDGEHEVNEVFFSDVRVPAENLVGEEDKGWTCAKYLLTYERTNIAGVGFSVAALEQLKGIAATQTKNGKPLAEDPAFAARMARVEIDLENMKTTNLRVIAAVAGGGVPGAESSMLKIRGTEIRQEISSLARRAMGVYGRPFIEEALHDGFEGETFGPAYASAAAARYFNNRKLSIFGGSNEIQKNIISKMILGL; the protein is encoded by the coding sequence ATGGACCTGAACTTCACGACCGAAGAAGAAGCCTTCCGCAGCGAGGTGCGCACCTTCCTGGCGGCCAAGCTGCCGGTGCGGCTGTCCGAGAAAGTGCGCAGCGGCAAGATCCTCGCCAAGGCCGACATGGAGGAATGGCACGCCATCCTCAACGCGCGCGGCTGGCTCGCCAACCACTGGCCCGAGCAGTACGGCGGACCCGGCTGGACGGCGGTGGAGAAGTTCATCTTCGAGCACGAATGCGCACTGGCCTTCGCGCCGCGCATCGTGCCCTTCGGCGTGAACATGCTGGGCCCGGTGCTCATCAAGTACGGCAACGAGGCGCAGAAGAAGTACTGGCTGCCGCGCATCCTGAACGGCGACGACTGGTGGTGCCAGGGCTATTCGGAACCCGGCGCGGGCTCCGACCTGGCTGCCGTGAAGACCTCGGCCGTGCGCGGCATCGACGCGCAGGGCGACCACTACATCGTGAACGGCCAGAAGACCTGGACCACGCTGGGCCAGCATGCCAACATGATCTTCTGCCTGGTGCGCACGAATCGCGAGGCGAAGAAGCAGGAAGGCATCAGCTTCCTCCTGATCGACATGACATCGCCCGGCGTGGAAGTGCGGCCGATCATCACGCTCGATGGCGAGCATGAAGTGAACGAGGTGTTCTTCTCCGACGTGCGCGTGCCGGCCGAGAACCTCGTCGGCGAAGAGGACAAGGGCTGGACCTGCGCCAAGTACCTCTTGACCTACGAGCGCACCAACATCGCGGGCGTGGGCTTCTCGGTGGCTGCGCTCGAACAGCTCAAGGGCATTGCGGCCACGCAGACGAAGAACGGCAAGCCGCTGGCCGAAGACCCGGCGTTTGCCGCGCGCATGGCGCGCGTCGAGATCGACCTGGAAAACATGAAGACCACCAACCTGCGCGTGATCGCGGCGGTGGCCGGCGGCGGCGTGCCGGGCGCGGAAAGCTCGATGCTCAAGATCCGCGGCACCGAGATCCGGCAGGAGATCTCGTCGCTCGCGCGCCGCGCGATGGGCGTCTACGGCCGGCCCTTCATCGAGGAAGCGCTGCACGACGGCTTCGAGGGCGAGACCTTCGGCCCGGCCTACGCATCGGCCGCGGCCGCGCGCTACTTCAACAACCGCAAGCTGTCGATCTTCGGCGGCTCCAATGAAATCCAGAAGAACATCATCTCCAAGATGATCCTGGGCCTGTAA